One stretch of Macrotis lagotis isolate mMagLag1 chromosome 7, bilby.v1.9.chrom.fasta, whole genome shotgun sequence DNA includes these proteins:
- the LOC141494117 gene encoding olfactory receptor 9A4-like: MLDNHSGIIELKLLGFSGSQDFRHMLFSIFFLLYMVTFLGNSLIIVMVYMDYRLHTPMYFFLSNISAMEILTTTIVIPTMFGGLLTSQIQTISFGACIAQLFFLLSVGTSEFVLLAAMAVDRYVAICNPLRYSIIMNHQVCLWVVVVSWIFGFLFQIWPIVATCRLYFCGSNVLNHFFCERGQLLRLTCGDSRFQQFILFLMAAFILFGSLLPTIISYIYIIGTILRIPSASGQKKAFSTCASHFTMVVIGYGTCLFLYVKPKQTDATEYNKLISLMTSVVTPLLNPFIFTLRNDQFLEVLRDALKQLSHLLKK, translated from the coding sequence ATGCTTGACAATCACTCAGGAATTATAGAATTGAAACTACTTGGGTTTTCTGGCTCACAGGATTTCCGTCATATGCTCTTTtccatattcttccttctttacaTGGTGACATTTCTTGGAAATTCACTCATCATTGTTATGGTTTATATGGACTATCGCCTCCACACCCCCATGTATTTCTTCCTTAGTAACATCTCTGCTATGGAGATTTTAACCACAACAATTGTTATTCCTACTATGTTTGGAGGTTTGCTGACCTCCCAAATTCAGACAATATCCTTTGGTGCTTGTATAGCTCAACTCTTCTTCTTACTTTCTGTGGGGACTTCAGAGTTTGTGCTACTAGCAGCAATGGCTGTAGACCGATATGTTGCTATCTGTAATCCCCTGAGGTACAGTATCATCATGAATCACCAAGTTTGCCTCTGGGTGGTTGTTGTATCCTGGATATTTGGGTTTCTGTTCCAAATCTGGCCAATTGTTGCAACATGCCGTCTTTACTTCTGTGGGTCAAATGTACTGAATCATTTTTTCTGTGAGAGAGGTCAGCTACTCAGACTCACTTGTGGTGACAGCAGATTTCAGCAGTTCATCCTCTTCCTGATGGCAGCTTTCATTCTCTTTGGTTCTTTGCTTCCAACCATCATTTCCTATATCTATATCATTGGAACCATCCTGAGAATTCCTTCTGCTTCTGGTCAGAAGAAGGCCTTCTCTACCTGTGCCTCCCACTTCACCATGGTAGTGATAGGTTATGGTACCTGCCTTTTTCTCTATGTGAAGCCCAAGCAGACTGATGCAACTGAGTATAACAAGCtaatttctttgatgacatcAGTAGTGACCCCCCTGTTGAATCCCTTCATCTTCACTCTGAGAAATGATCAATTCTTAGAGGTCTTGAGAGATGCATTGAAACAGCTGAGTCATCTTTTGAAAAAGTAA